One stretch of Pedobacter riviphilus DNA includes these proteins:
- a CDS encoding UbiX family flavin prenyltransferase, whose translation MMKKKVIVAVTGASGSIYAKVLFDRLLKLKDQIETVGIVMSDNAKAVWQFELGNQDYNHFKDFTFYSKNDFNAPFASGSAKYDTMIIIPCSMGTLGRVAHGISNDLISRAADVVLKERRKLIAVVRDTPFNLIHINNMKTVTEAGGIICPANPSFYSLPQTIEEVAGTVISRVLDLAGFEQESYRWQESN comes from the coding sequence ATGATGAAAAAGAAAGTGATTGTTGCAGTTACTGGTGCCAGCGGTTCTATTTATGCAAAGGTTTTATTCGATCGGTTATTAAAATTAAAAGATCAGATTGAGACCGTTGGTATAGTAATGAGCGATAACGCAAAGGCAGTGTGGCAATTCGAACTGGGAAACCAGGATTATAATCATTTTAAAGATTTTACCTTTTACAGTAAAAACGATTTTAATGCCCCTTTTGCATCGGGGTCGGCAAAATATGATACGATGATTATCATCCCATGTTCTATGGGAACTTTGGGTAGGGTAGCACATGGAATATCTAACGATTTGATTTCGAGGGCGGCTGATGTGGTGTTAAAGGAGCGTAGAAAATTAATAGCTGTAGTTAGGGATACCCCATTTAACCTGATTCACATTAACAATATGAAAACCGTAACTGAAGCGGGAGGAATCATCTGCCCAGCTAATCCGTCTTTTTACAGTTTGCCCCAGACGATTGAAGAAGTTGCCGGAACAGTAATTAGCAGGGTATTGGATTTAGCGGGCTTCGAACAGGAAAGTTACCGGTGGCAAGAAAGTAATTGA